AACACGCCGAGTGTGGCCGGCCAGCCGTAAACTGTCCCCGACGCGTCGATCAAACAGATGTTGTCGCCCATGTATCCCAGATTGGCCGACTCGCGAAGCAACGTCAGTATCGTCGAGGTCTTTCCCATCCGCCCCATTGAGGTCAGCACTGTTGCGCGACCGTTCTCGACGATTGCCCCGGCATGTATCAGCGCGACACCGGCATCGAGTAGCGCAGCCGTTAGGATGCCTTCGACGATGTCACCGATTCCCGACTGGTCGCGGAATGCCGGCGTGAACAAGACCCGTGTCCGATCAGCTCCGAGGCCCGAAATTTCGAGAGCGACTGGCTTGCGGGTCGGAGTCGAGGGGTAGCGGACGGTCAGCGTGTCACCTTCGATCCAAAAGCGGTGACTTGCGAGTCGACGGGCGTTCGCGGGCGGTGAGGGTGACCAGTCAGTCCGGCACTCGATCTCGATCACGCGGTCGGCAGCTCCGGACCCGCCGGCGAAGGCGTCGGGGATCGGCAGATCGGTGTTCGTCCTGACGCTCACGAAGTCGTGGATGTCGTAGGTCTCAGTTGCGTGCATGGGTTTGGGCGTGTTCATAGATCTCGACGAGTCTGTCGGCGGCCGCCGAGGGGCTGTATCGCTCGCGGATCGTCCGGCGAGCCGCCCTCCCGAGACGCTCGCACGCCCCGGAGTCGGATCGCAACGTCTGGAGGCGGTCGACAAGCGCCGACGGATCGCCAGGCTGAATGAGATACCCGTTCTCGGCATCGACGACGGCCTCGCCCATTGAGAGCGTATCGGTCGCGACGACAGGCCGACCGCTAGCCATCGCCTCCAGTAGCGTCAGCGGCGGATCGATCGCTGGAGCTCCCTCGACGCCCAACTCACGGAACGGGAACGTCCAGACATCGGCGGCAGCGTATGCGGCACGTTTCTCGGCATCGGAGAGGTTACCGGTGTGGACTGTTAGATGCTCTAGGTCGCGCACGTCGCGATCTTCAATCTGTTTTGTTACGACGAAGCCTTCAACGCTCGCGTTGGCGGCAAACGAATCTAATGCTTCCGCGACTGTATAGGGGAATCGCGACTCGTTGACGTTGCCAAAATAGCCCGCGACGAACGCGTCGTCCGGAAGATCGAACTGGTCGCGCGCAGCTGACTGATCTATATCGCCGAAGCGGTCGAGGAAGATCGGTGGGTCGATCCCGTGGCAGTTTGCCGCGGGAACGCCAATCGATTCGAGCGCTGTGAGATCGGCATCGGTCGTCGAGACGTACGCGTCGACCCGACTGG
This window of the Halapricum desulfuricans genome carries:
- a CDS encoding glycosyltransferase family 4 protein, producing MSVADVCVVGYGLHPPWSEGTRVLTRDQMRALANYPIEVRGVSTIRRGATPVREFKMEYAHESRLGDLVEALGGYRYNRDAVMFARLAWRVGKRLARDDPDVLHLGFASHSLFSLLNDLVGDAAVVAQTFGGIEHGRLLEALDTPSRVDAYVSTTDADLTALESIGVPAANCHGIDPPIFLDRFGDIDQSAARDQFDLPDDAFVAGYFGNVNESRFPYTVAEALDSFAANASVEGFVVTKQIEDRDVRDLEHLTVHTGNLSDAEKRAAYAAADVWTFPFRELGVEGAPAIDPPLTLLEAMASGRPVVATDTLSMGEAVVDAENGYLIQPGDPSALVDRLQTLRSDSGACERLGRAARRTIRERYSPSAAADRLVEIYEHAQTHARN